Within the Prochlorococcus sp. MIT 1300 genome, the region AGGCAAAATCAACGAATTTCGTTTTGGTTTTAGCGGGTTCTAAAACTTCTGAAATAGAGGGAATTTCTTCTGCAGGAGCTACTGGACTGTCTCGTAGGTATACAGCTTTGGCTGATGCTGAATTTGTTCTTAAAGGCCCTGGTTTTAAAAGTCAATACCCTTTGCCTTCACTTAAGGCTGGGTTTTCCCCTGCATTAATTACTTATGTAGCTGCTTGTTCCTTGGGGTTAGTCCCTTTGGTTTTAGTCGTAGGAATTCTAGGAAATGCGAGATTCCCTCATTTACTCTTTGAACCGCCTTCTTTGGGACCAGCTAATTGTCTTAGCAGTGGCAAAGCAATGCCATTAAATCGCGTTGAAAGACTCTGGGATAGAGGATTCGCAATGGGTAGAAAATTAAAAGGAAATTTAGTTTTAGCTGAATGTGTTCCGGGTGGAACAACTACGGCTCAGGCAGTACTTACTGGTTTGGGTATCTGTGTGAGTGACTTGATTAGTGGGAGTGGAAAAACACCTCCATTGAAGTTGAAAAAGGAGCTAGTAGAAATTGGCCTTAGATCAGCATCGTTAGGGCCTAATCCATTGCCAAAGGAACTAATTGCCGCAGTTGGGGATCCTTTTCAAGCTGCTGCAGTTGGACTTTTGCTTGGGGCTAGAAGTGCTGAAAAACCAGTTTTATTGGGTGGCGGGAGTCAAATGCTTGCCGTCCTTGCAATCGCTTTGGCAACTTTGAAGCCGTCAAGACGCAAAAAATTTTTAGATGGAGTATCAATTGGTACTACAGCTTGGTTGATGAATGAATCTCTTCAGTCAGGCTCAAGAGCGAGTTCTCTTGGTGCATTGATGAATCGTGTAGAAGAACATTTTGGAGTCAGCCTTTTAGGCCTGGCATCAGGATTGAGGTTCCATATGAGTAACCATCAATGCTTACGAGATTATGAACTTGGTTATGTAAAAGAAGGAGTTGGAGCTGGCGCTCTTGCATTATTGGCTCAGTTGCATGGAAAGTCTTGTGAAGACTTGGTCAAAGCCTGTGATTTTGGCGTTGAAACATATATGAAAACAGTTAGTGAGGGGATATCCCCTTCAGATAAATAATTTTTGAAATGGGATTTCAAATGCTTGGTAGAAGAGAATTCTTGAGGGGGGCATTATCTGTAGGCCTTCTGAGCCTTTCGGGCTGTTCTTCTACTAAAAGCAGATCGATCTTGATGGCTAGTCCTGAAACTGTACCGAAGTATTGGCGACAAGTTTTGCCTATTGATTGGAGGTATAAACCATTGTCCTCAGGTTCTGAGCAAAAACCTTTTGATAAAGGACTTAAAGATGCAGATTTGCTTGCTCTTGGAGATGGCTGGCTAATGAATTTGCCTATAGACCGTTTAAAGCCAATTGATGCAGATCTTTTGAAGAAAAGGTTAGGCTTTCAGGCCCAATCTTTTCTGGAGGGTCTGAATGAAAATCTTTCTAGTCGAGTATTACCTGTAGGGGTTAGCCCTTGGGCATTGCTTTTTAGAAATGGCGACTACTGGCAGGATGAAGCAAGTAATGGTTGGGATGTTTTATTAGATCAAAAATTAAAAGGATTAATAGTTATGCCTGAAAGTCCTCTTTTGGTAATGAGTATTGCTCAAAGAATCAAAAGTTCTGATGCGCTTAAGCAATTAGTTGCTCAGGTTTACTCTTTTGATGATAGAAATGCATTGAATTGGTTATTAAAAGATAAGGCTCGAGTTGCGATTCTTCCCGTAGAGCGATGTTTTGGTCTTTTAAGAAGAGATCCACGATTGAAGGCAATACTGCCTAATAGTGGTTCACCATTGCATTGGACTGTTTTGACCATTCCTGCTTCCAGTGGACAGAAACTTCCTAAAGAGTGGGTTGAAGCGGCTTGGGATTCATCTTTGACTAAAAAGCTTCTCTCTGAAGGGTGGTTGCCTCCTTTACCGTATGAAAAGTTGAGTAAATTGGTTGCGCCTCTTCCTTTTAAAGACGCCTTATTGCCATCTCAAACTGTTTGGGACAGGTGCTGGTCTATCCCTCAATTAACTTTTGAAAAGCAAAAAGAACTTCTTGAAGTGTGGAATCAATCATTCCCATAGTCGTCTACGCGGCGAATCCTTTAATAGTTGATGAGTGTTTGAAAGTAGTTCAGGTATAGGTAGTTGATATGGACACCTGGGCAGACATTCTTGACAATTTTCACAAGCATCACCATTAACGCTTTCCCACCAATGGCCTGCTTTACCAATGAGGTTGTATCTTTCTTTGGCAAATCCAATTAGGTCATGACCTATTGCAAGATTTCTCAAGCGTAAAATCTCGGGAATAGGGACAGCTTCAGGACATGGGAGGCATTTTTGGCATTGACCACATTGTGTAATTCCAAGTCTTTTTTTCCCAGCAAATTGAAGATGTAAAAGACAAGCTTCTTCCTGTTTTGTTAGAGGCCCATCTTTATGGGCTAGTTTTTGTGCAATAGAAAAGTCTTCGGGTTTAGAAGCTCCAAGGGTGAGCGTGCTTATGCCGTTTGCGATTAGGAACCTATATGCAAGTTCAAGGGGAGGGATTGGATTGCAATCTTCAGTTAGGATTTTGCTAGGTGCTTGGAGTCTCCCTCCTTTATCGGCTGGTGAGATAGCCATGACTCCTATTCCTTCCTCTAAGGCTTTTTTTGCGAGGGGCAATCTCCCGGGGTCCAGAAGGTGAAGATGAAGGCTACAGAATTGAAATACTTTGCTAGTTAGTGCTTTTTTAATTAAGACTTTTGATCCATGGCTACTGAAACCAATTTGATCAATTAATCCTTCTCTCTTGGCCCAATTTAGGAGCTTCTTTCCGTCACCATTAATGGCCCAATGAAGATGTTCTGGGAGGTTTAGTCCATGAATTGCAAGATTGTTAACTTTAGAAATTCCAAGTCGCAAAATTGATTTTTTGAGTTGGTTTTTTCCTTCTTCGAACGATAGACCTGGAATGATTTTGCTTGTAATTACCCATCCTCCAGGAGGATTGAGCTCAAGAAGCTTCATTTCTTTTAGAGCTAATCCCACAAAAGCTTCTGCTTGTCCATATGAAGGAGCTGTTTCAATGTGATTGATTCCAGAGAAATAAGCAGCTTTGAGAACATTGAACATTTGCTCGGATGACTCGAGCGCTCTCATTGTGCCAAGAGTAAAGAGACTTACTTGTGAGCCTGCACCAAATGAACGCCGCATCATCGACATTATTTCGTGCTTTTGTCTTCGGGATCAGATGGTTCTTCCCCTTTAGGGGTACGAGATTTGAGATGCCTGACTAAGGCGGCCGGACTTACTTCATCTAAAAAACGTCTGAATTTGTCTTGGTCTTCTTCATCTGCTTCAGCATCAACTGGAATGGAAGCTTCTCCTACAACTTTTTCAAGCATCCAAATGCCGCAGTTTGTCCGCACTGCTAAAGCAATTGCATCGCTTGGGCGTGCATCAACATCAAGTAGAGCTTTTGGCTTTTCATTGTTTTCGGTTTCATCTTTTGTAACTGGACTAATTTTGAGTATTGCTTGAAATGTGTTTGCTTCAATCGCATGAATGATTACTTTCTCTAGATGGAGGTTCCCAGCATGTAGAAGGTCAACCATTAGGTCATGACTAAGAGGACGCTCAAGGTGAGTACCTTTAATCCCCGCCAAAATATTGTGGGCTTGTGCATGATCTATCCAAATCGGCACTTGTCTTCTACCGGAGGGATCACGAAGTAAAACAATTGGTGTTCGATTGGACGCGTCGAGTGCGAGACCGGCCACGCTCATCTCGACCACAGTTCCTCCTTTATCTTTTATCTAATTATGGCTAGTTTTCATTAGCAGGGAACTTCAATGTTTACTGGGCTTGTTCAAGGCATTGGGAAAATTAGGCGTCGTTCACGTGGACTCCTGATTGAGAATTGTGAGTCTTTGGGACCTTTGACGCTGGGAGACAGCATTGCCGTAGATGGTGTTTGCCTTACCGTGGCGGAAATTGTTCCAAATGGTTTTTTGGCAGATGTTTCAGAAGAGACACTTCGTCGTACAACACTTGGGCTAAAGGCCGATGCATTGGCGTGCGTGAATCTTGAACCCGCACTCAGATTGTCTGACCGGATGGGTGGTCACATAGTTAGTGGACATATAGACGGACTTGGAAAAGTAGTTGAAATTGTCTCTAATCCCCAGTCCGTACATCTTGAAGTGATGTGGCAGGAGTCTTCGTATGGACGGTATGTATGCGACAAAGCCAGTATTTGTCTTAATGGAATTAGCTTGACCGTTGCTGCAAGTATTAGTAATGGCAGTCGCTTTTCAATAGCTGTTATTCCCCATACATGGACAAATACTTCGCTTAAGGTTCTTAAAGAGGGTGATCTGGTGAATTTGGAGGCTGATCTGATGGCTAAATATGCCGAAAGCTTGTTGTCAGCAATGTTTGAAGAAACAAATATAAAATCCTCAGCGCATCCTCTTATTTCAAAAGAATGGCTGGCTAACCAAGGTTGGGTTTAAAAAAATTAAGCCCTAGAAGATTCCTAGGGCTTTAAAAGTATAGAAATGAGATGTTTCTAAGAGGTTTCGTCGGAGGCTTTTTTGTTTTGCAATGGGAGAAGCCCAATGATTCCAGAATCTCGATGAAGTTCAATTCGGAACTCTTGCCCAGGTTCTAGTCCTAGCTTCTTTGTATAGGCATGACCTATTAAAAGGTTGCCGTTCCCATGGACCTTCGTACGAAACTCGGCTTGGCGGCCACGAGAGGATCGATTTCCTGGCCTCCCAGAACGATTGGTACGTAATTTGTAGCCTTTAGCTTCTACTAGGGCTCGGTAGAAGCTTTTGCGTAGAACGCGACCACTGGGGCCCACATACCCACAACCTCGAGCAATTTCATCCTCAGGACGATTGCTGAGAGATCTGGCTTTGTCCAGGAGTTCTTTTCCGACCAGCATTTCGCCAGCATTAGTTGAATCAATTCTGACTAGAAAGTGCAACTGTGGCAAGGGATTGCTCTAATCTTTGTTGATTGACAAGTCATAGCAAGGGTTTAAAGGAGGTAGAGGATGATAAATAAAATCACCCATATGCCATCAACAAAGTGCCAATAGAGCTCAGCAGCCTCAAGAGGAAAATGGTTATTGCTGTTAACTCGACCACCAGGGGAACGTGCTTGCCACCAGACAATTAAGATCATTATTGTTCCAAGACAAACATGTAATCCGTGAAAACCTGTTAATGCATAGAATGTGCTTGCGTAGAGATTGTCAGTCAAGCCAAATGGCAGTGTAAAATATTCGAACATCTGGCTAATTAGGAACAAAGAACCCAAGGATGCAGTTAAAAGAAGCCAGCTTTGGCAAGTCTTTGACATGTCTTTTCTTAGTGCCTGTCCTGCTCGATGAAATGTTGCACTGCTTACAAGCAATAAGATTGTATTAAGCGTTGGGAGTGGAAGCTCTAATTCATATATAGCATCAGGTAATAATGGGTTTACAGCTTTAAAAGTTAGATAAGCAGCAAAAAAACCTGCGAACGTCATCCCATCTGCTACGAGGAATGCAGCTAGGCCAAAAAGTCTATAATCTCCGTGATTTTCCTGCTGTTCAATTTCAGGAGAACTTTCTTTGTTAATTGTTGATGAAGTTGTCATTTTTCCACCTCTTTGGAATCTTCAAAGGGAGCTTGCTTTGTTTCCATATCAAGACTTAAGCCTTTTTGAGTCTCTCCATATCCATAAGGCTCTTTGACGAGGGGAGCTGGGCCAGACCAGTTTTCAATTGGAGGAGGAGATGTGGTGAGCCACTCTGGGGTAAGTGCTTCCCATGGATTGTTCCCTGAAGGGATTCCATCAAATGCGCTTTTAACTACGTTCCAAAGAAAAGGAATAGTGCTGATGGCCATTATTAGTGCACCAGCGCTACTGATTTGATTAACTAAAGTGAATTGAGGGTCATATTCTGCAACCCGACGAGGCATTCCGTTAAGACCAAGCCAATGTTGGGGGGCAAAACAAAGGTTGAAGCCTATAAAAGTCAAAAGAAAGTGAATGCGACCCAGATTTTCGTTAAGCATGTGACCAGTAAATTTTGGGTACCAATGATAGATAGAGGAAAAAATTACAAACACTGACCCTCCGTAAACAATGTAGTGAAAATGGGCCACTACAAAGTAGGTGTCATGAACATGAACATCGAATGGAACTTGCGCGAGTGCAACACCTGTTATTCCACCTAAGACAAAGTTAACTATGAATCCACATGAAAAAAGAAGAGCAGAGTTAAGTGAGATTCTTCCTCCCCAAAGCGTTGCAACCCAATTGAAAAATTTTATCCCGGTTGGAACAGCAATAAATGAGGTAGCAATTGTAAAAAAGAGTCTCATCCAAGGGGGGGTTCCACTCGTGAACATGTGATGAGCCCATACCACCAACCCTAAAACAACTATTGCCATGATTGAATAAACCATTGTGGTATAGCCGAACAGTGGTTTTCGACAATGAACTGGAAGTATTTCACTCACCAGGCCAAAAGCAGGCAAAACCATTATGTAAACAGCTGGGTGAGAGTAAAACCAAAAAAGATGCTGATAGACAATTACATTCCCTCCTAATGAAGGATTGAAGAAGCCTGTATGAGCAACAATATCAAAGCTTAAAAGTATTAAAGTTCCCGCAAGAACTGGAGTGGATAGAACAACTAGAATACTTGTTCCCAGCATTGCCCAGCAATACATTGGAAGTTGCATCAGCTTTAAACCAGGCCTTCTAAGCTTTAAGATCGTCGCGATGAAATTGATGCCTCCAAAAATTGAACTTCCTCCTAATAGGAGAACACTAAGTATCCATATGATTTGCCCTGCTGCTGGAGTGGTTATGCTTAAAGGCGGGTACGCTGTCCAGCCTGATTGAGCTGCACCAGTTATGAAGTAGCTAGTTATTAGCATTAATCCAGCTGGGGGAATTAGCCAAAAGGCGACAGCATTTAGCCTCGGGAATGCCATGTCCCTTGCTCCAACGTAAAATGGAATTAGGTAATTACCAAATGCCCCATTTACCACAGGAACAATCCAGAGAAATATCATTATTGTTCCATGTAGAGTTAAAATTTGGTTATATACATCTCTGGGCATAAAGTCTGAAATGGGGCTTGTAAGCTCTATTCGAATTGCTCCAGCTAGTAATCCACCAATTAAATAAAATATAAAACCACAGATTAAGTATTGAAGGCCGATGACCTTGTGATCCAGGCTGAAACTGAAGTACTTTAGCCAACCAGTTGGTTGAAGACTAAGTTCAGAAAGATCACTTTCTTGAGGATTGGAAGTTGTCATGCTATTGGATTAGTTGGCTTTGCATTTGTGTTAAACCATTCTTCGTAATTTTCAGGTTCTTCTACAACGACTGAAGACCTCATTCCGCCATGGTATGGGCCACATAACTCTGCGCAGATGATTGGATATCTTCCTGTTTTTGTTGCGGTGAAATTAAGGATTGTTGGTTGGCCAGGAATAATATCTTGTTTTAGACGAAATTCTGGGACCCAAAAAGCATGAATTACATCCTTGGAGTCCATTCGCATACTTATCGGTTGTCCTTTAGGAACATGTAATTCTCCTGAGGTGATATCTCCTTCAGGGTAATGAAAGATGAAGGCGAATTGGAGAGCATTTACCTCAATACGTAGAGGTGCGAACATCCCTGTTTTTGTGGCATCTTCAGGATTGGAGCCGATGCCTCCCCAGATTCTTTGATCATTCGACATGGCCGCGTGGTCATGCACTCCATGATCCAATGGTTGCATCCCTCCCATTCGGTCATAAATGTCGTAGCTGTAGAGCCCAACAAATAAAACGACAACAGCAGGAACTGCAGTCCAAAGTATTTCAAGAGGCAGGTTCCCTTCTATGGGCAATCCATCACCAATTTCATCAGGGCGGCGCCGGAATTTGAAAAGGCTATATACAACTAGTCCTGTCATCCCGAGGAAAAGAATTGTCCCAATACTGAATAGAACTTTGAAAAGTTCGTCGTAAACAGGGGCATTCTCACTGGCATCAACCGGGAGTAAATTGACGTTCTGTCCAGCCCACAGTCCCATAAGAATGAGGGCTGTGGAGATTAAAAGCGTCTTGATGGCCGAGGGAATCGGCAATTGTGGCCTCCAATATTTCACTAAGCCTATGTAGTTACTGGGCGTTCATCATTCAGGGATTGTTAAGGCGTTATGAAGTCCTGATGGAAACTTGCTTTGAAAGGGATTGATTAGTGGTCGAACCGTGGTCGCAAATAATTTGTGTCAGGGATATGAGATTTTTCAAGGTTTTTTGATGTTGTAGTCGTCCATACAACCTGACGTTTCTGCATCAATCGCTAGCTTTCACGAACATCAACCCATTTATGAATAAGGGTGGATCATTGACTACTTCCTCCCTCCCTGTGATTCGATTGCGTCTTGCCCAATTGACTTCACATCTTGTGGTGGCCCTAATAGCCCTTGTGGTTATTGGTGGCTCCACAAGGGTTATGGAAGCGGGACTTGCATGTCCAGATTGGCCTCTTTGTTATGGCTCGCTTTTCCCTGGCAGGCAGATGAACCTTCAAGTTTTTCTTGAATGGTTTCACCGATTAGATGCCTTTTTAGTAGGGGTCGCGGTGTTGGCTCAGTTTTGGGTCAGCTTGAGGTGGCGAAAGGTTTTGCCAACATGGCTTCCTTTTATATCTGGTTTACTTGTCCTTATGGTTGGGATCCAAGGAGGGTTGGGAGCCCTAACAGTCCTTCAATTGTTGCCTTCTGGTGTCGTTAGTGCTCACTTGGTTTTGGCACTAACTCTTGTTGCAATGGTTAGTGGAATAACTCAGCGGTTGTTTTCTCGCTCAAATTCTAATTCGCCATTTTGGTGGAGGTTGATGGGGGTTATTTCACTCTTTGCGGTAATTATTCAATCGCTTTTGGGTGGTCAAATGGCTACTGCCTGGGCTGCACAGAGGTGTAGGAATTTCGGACAGGCTTGTGAGCTCATTGATTTTCATCGCTTCTCTGCTGTTCTAACTTCTGCAACTATTTTGAGCTTTGTATTAGTTGCCTTTATTGCAGGTGGGTGGCCTAGGAGTCAATGGCGGTTTCTTTTGTCTGTAGTTGGGCTCTTAATCATCCAAATCACTCTTGGAGTACTTACCCTTCGTTTTGGTTCCTTCTACCCAACCATCACTATTTCCCACCAGTTAGTGGCAGCTTTGTTAGTTGCTTTTTTGGCGGCGTTGGTTTGCCGACGTCCCGATATTCCTACTAAGGAAATTAGTTTCATTTCCGAGATCTCATCCCCCCTGGAGCATTGTCATGGTTAGTTCCACCTCCGAGATGCTTCAGCCTCAAGCGATTCGGGAGCAAGTGGTCCCATCTCGCAGGTTTATAAAGCTCCCTCCATGGTTAGAGGTGGCAAAACCTCGTCTTATTCCTCTACTTCTAGCTACAACCATTGGAGGGATGGCTCTTACAGAGGGATGGCCATTGCCCTCTCCAAGACTGGCATGCACTTTGGGTGGCGGCGCCTTGGCGGCGGCGGCGGCAGGAGTGCTCAATTGTCTTTGGGAACAGGATCTTGATGGGAGGATGAAACGCACGAGTGGACGAGCACTGCCTTCAGGTCGTTTATCTTCGAAAACAGCTTTTGCAGTAGCTATTTCTTGCACCTTGGCGGCTGCAACCCTTCTTGTTAGTGGGGTTAACTGCCTTGCCGCTGGCTTGTCTTTGCTCGGACTTTGTAGTTATGTCTTGCTATACACAGCACTTTTAAAGCCAAGAACATCTAAAAATATTGTTGTAGGAGGTGTTGCAGGTGCAATACCTCCACTGGTAGGGGCAGCAGCTGCAACTGGGCATGTCGGTTTGGGAGGTTGGTGGTTATTTGCTTTGGTGATGGTCTGGACCCCAGCTCATTTTTGGGCATTGGCGTTGTTATTAAAGGATGACTATCGCTCAGTAGGCATACCTATGCTTCCAGTTGTGAAAGGTTCTTTCTTTACGGCAAAAGCAATCACCCGTTACGGTTGGGCAACGGCATTCTTAAGCGTTTTTGGAATATGGGCACTACCTGAAGGTGGTCTTTTATATGGTTTGCTGTGTTTGCCTTTTAATTTTCGGCTAATTCAAATGGTCCGCCGTCTTTGGCATGATCCTGAAGATCTGGAAAGGGCCAAGGGACTGTTTAGATGGTCAATCTTGTACATGTTCGGGATTTGTTTGCTCTTAGTTCTTAGTCGCCTTCCAGTCTCTGTTCAGTTCGATACACAGAGTGTCCTTTTGCTCCAACAGCTGGCAATGGGTGGTCAATTGAGCTAAAGATATTTAAACTCTCCATTTTTATTTTTTTAATAGCACTTCTTTTTTGCTGTCTACATTTCACCAATGATCCTTAAGTTGTCCGCTAGATTCGATCGCTGTGATTGAACTTCAGGAGCTCGAAAAGTCTTATGGGCCTGTAAAGGCTCTGAGAGGGTTAAGCCTTCAGGTTCCTTATGGGTGCTTATATGGCTTGCTAGGACCAAATGGAGCTGGGAAGACAACCACTCTTAGGATTTTGTGTACACTTCTTGCTCCAGATTCTGGGAAAGTCAGACTGGCTGGAATTGATGCATTAGAAGATCCTCGTGGAGCTAGGACTAGACTTGGATATGTGGCACAGGAAGTAGCAATTGATAAAATCCTTTCAGGAAGAGAGTTGTTGCAATTACAAGGTGATCTTTATCATTTGCGTACTAAAGAAAGAGACAAGCGAATATCGGAATTGATAGACCAGCTTGATATGAGTTCATGGATAGATCGTCGTTGTGGTACTTATTCTGGAGGGATGAGGCGAAGACTTGATCTGGCTACAGGCTTGTTACATCAGCCTGAGTTACTTGTTTTGGATGAACCAACAGTAGGTTTGGATATAGAAAGTCGCTCTGCAATTTGGAGTTTGTTGCGTAAGTTAGTCGATCAAGGGAAAACAATTCTTTTGAGTAGTCATTACTTAGAAGAGGTTGAGGCGCTGGCTGACCAGATGGCAATTATTGATAATGGACGAGTTATTGCAGAAGGTACACCTTCAAGTCTTAAGCAGCAACTTGGGGGAGACAGAGTTACTTTAAGAGTCCGTGAATTTAGTGATAAAAATGAGGCTGAAAAAGTTAAGGGACTTCTTGTAAATGTTGATGGTGTTCGCAAGGTGGTTGTTAATCGAGCACAAGGTTTTTCTCTGAACCTTGTGGTTGACAATGAAAAGGTATTGCAGCGCTTAAGAGATGTGCTTGCTAGTGCTCAAGTGCCCATCTTTGCGATTTCTCAGAGCCGCCCAAGTCTTGATGATGTTTATCTTCAAGCTACTGGTAGAACACTTATGGATGCTGAATTGGAAGTTGCTGGTCAGCGAGATATAAAACTAGAAACCAAAAAATCTATGCGCTGAGCTTTGCTTGACGAACACCCTCTTTTCTCATTTTATCAACATCCTAATGACTATTAACAACTCAGTGTTTCTTGAAAAGTCTTCTCCAAATGGAGCTTTTGCAGAAATAACCCAAGAAACTCTTGGCTTGACTCGGCGGCTTTTCTTGCAATTGATGAGACGACCATCAACTTTGATAGCGGGAATTATTCAGCCTTTGATTTGGCTTGTTCTGTTTGGGGCATTGTTTGCCAAAGCTCCTGAAGGAATGCTTCCTGGTGGAATTAGTTATGGTCAGTTTTTAGGAGCAGGCGTAATAGTGTTTACAGCATTTAGTGGCGCCTTAAATGCTGGTTTGCCTGTGATGTTTGATCGTGAATTTGGATTTTTGAACCGACTTTTAGTTGCGCCCTTGAGAAGTAGAAATTCTATTGTCTTTGCTTCTGTTATTTACATTACGATTATCAGTCTTTTGCAGAGCCTTGCAATTATGTTTACCGCGTCTTTGTTGGGTTATGGATGGCCAGGCACCTCTGGGCTTTTGGTTGTTTTAGTCACCTTGCTTTTGTTGATATTTGCTGTTACGGCTATGAGTCTTGGTTTGGCATTTGCTCTACCAGGTCATATAGAGCTTATCGCTGTCATATTTGTGGTGAACTTGCCGCTTTTATTTGCAAGCACCGCATTGGCTCCAATTTCTTTCATGCCTACGTGGTTGGGGTGGCTAGCTTCCATAAA harbors:
- a CDS encoding ATP-binding cassette domain-containing protein produces the protein MAVIELQELEKSYGPVKALRGLSLQVPYGCLYGLLGPNGAGKTTTLRILCTLLAPDSGKVRLAGIDALEDPRGARTRLGYVAQEVAIDKILSGRELLQLQGDLYHLRTKERDKRISELIDQLDMSSWIDRRCGTYSGGMRRRLDLATGLLHQPELLVLDEPTVGLDIESRSAIWSLLRKLVDQGKTILLSSHYLEEVEALADQMAIIDNGRVIAEGTPSSLKQQLGGDRVTLRVREFSDKNEAEKVKGLLVNVDGVRKVVVNRAQGFSLNLVVDNEKVLQRLRDVLASAQVPIFAISQSRPSLDDVYLQATGRTLMDAELEVAGQRDIKLETKKSMR
- a CDS encoding ABC transporter permease produces the protein MTINNSVFLEKSSPNGAFAEITQETLGLTRRLFLQLMRRPSTLIAGIIQPLIWLVLFGALFAKAPEGMLPGGISYGQFLGAGVIVFTAFSGALNAGLPVMFDREFGFLNRLLVAPLRSRNSIVFASVIYITIISLLQSLAIMFTASLLGYGWPGTSGLLVVLVTLLLLIFAVTAMSLGLAFALPGHIELIAVIFVVNLPLLFASTALAPISFMPTWLGWLASINPLTFAIEPIRAAYCGSIDLGQALIHAPYGDVNGYGCLSVLLALTFGLFFLVSPLLNRKLT
- a CDS encoding heme o synthase — translated: MVSSTSEMLQPQAIREQVVPSRRFIKLPPWLEVAKPRLIPLLLATTIGGMALTEGWPLPSPRLACTLGGGALAAAAAGVLNCLWEQDLDGRMKRTSGRALPSGRLSSKTAFAVAISCTLAAATLLVSGVNCLAAGLSLLGLCSYVLLYTALLKPRTSKNIVVGGVAGAIPPLVGAAAATGHVGLGGWWLFALVMVWTPAHFWALALLLKDDYRSVGIPMLPVVKGSFFTAKAITRYGWATAFLSVFGIWALPEGGLLYGLLCLPFNFRLIQMVRRLWHDPEDLERAKGLFRWSILYMFGICLLLVLSRLPVSVQFDTQSVLLLQQLAMGGQLS